The Daphnia pulex isolate KAP4 chromosome 7, ASM2113471v1 genome includes the window TGGTTACGTACAgggtaattaattaaaattctgtATTCTTGAAATAAAGTagattttttgaagtttttttctcgGTAGTGATATTGCTGTCATTGATGAAAATGGTTATGGTCAAATCGTTGGACGGGCAAAAGACATGCTCATAAGAGGCGGTAaacgaaattttctttctaaaactTAAAGTTCGAAACtaatcaattgatttattaGGAGAAAACATTTATCCGCGTGAAATTGAAGAGTTACTTCATACTCATCCAGCCGTCGCAGAGGTTCATGTAAATAaatctttaatttaatttccttgtatttttttcaaattttgattgttttcccTCCAAAATGTCGTTCCACAGGTTATTGGCGTTCCTGACGTTAGATTGGGTGAGGAAGTTTGCGCATGGGTCCGCCTACGTCCCGGCTGCGTAGCGACGGAAGATGATCTTCGAAATTTCTGTCGCGACAAGGTACGAAACGCTCGATAAAAATAGCTCTAATGTAAGCACGGTTTTTGTGAGAATTAAACTATTTACGGATAATACTTTAGGTTGCCTACTTCAAAGTACCAAAATACATTCTATTCCGGGACGACTTTCCTAAAACCGTAACGGGTATgccacaattttattttcttgctattatatttttattttacaatattttgtTGCGATAACTAATaacaggaaaaattcaaaaattccgGATGCGTGAAATAACTGTGgctgaattcaattttgattcgTAACTCTGAAATTTACGGAAATAAAGTAAACTATATGCTAGAGCAATTTTCTATCGTATTTGATAAAAGTACAcgtattaattttaaagataaatttttctaatcTAAAATAATCAGACGACAATTACTATATGAACCGTTCTTGAAGTGGAAAGCAAATCCAGCTTCCTTGAGAATTCCCGCTTAgcaacagaaataaaaaagctatCAGCTGTTTTACGTGACGTCATGCcaaactaaaatgaaaagcTCAGCACTCAGCGCATCACAGTGTGTACTTGTATAGTGGATATATCCGTCTTAAGATAACAGACAGAAGTAGAGAGGGTTTTATCGTTTAATCTCCTTTTACAGTGCGTTCTTGCCGATACTTCCTATATATTCTCCTAGTTCGCGCAAGGCTATTCCAGCAGTTGTAACAACAAGGCCATGTTGTAAATTGGACAGAACGGTCGAACTCGACAACAAAATAAGTTCAAAGTAAAAAGCAAGAGCCGAAACTGTGctagtttttatttgtattcattGTCGCAGTTGTGTTATGTAAACACAATAAATGGATGACAGCAACAGTTCTCTAGGCTCCAGCAACGAAGAAAATGCTGTTCCTGTCCCTGAAAACAAGTCAACAAACAAGATCTGTGGGGTGTGTGGTGATAAGGCAAAAAGTTACCACTTTGGTGGACTCTGTTGTGAATCCTGCAAAGCCTTTTTTCGAAGAGCAATGCAAAATGATTCCTTCAAGGCATTTTTCTGTGTCCACGGCCAATCTTGTATTGTAAACAAGGAAAATAGAAGATCTTGTCAGAAGTGTAGGATCCAGAAATGTTTCTCAATAGGAATGGAGAaaggtattatttttttttacagtatgTGGTACATATTCTAATGCATATTTGtatattgaaaatattcttataGGATGGCTCCGaactgatgaagaaaatgtgaaaatgagAGAAGCGAAGCTAGTCAATAAGCCTGCAAAGCAAAATGCTGAGTTAGATGAGCAGCGAAGCAGCAGTCCTGATTCAGCTTCGCAAAACACTTCTCCCTACCAACCCAGATTTGAAAATATCCTTGTTTATCTGATGCCAGAGGAtgtgaaatttttagaaaaaattgtcgATGACTATTGGAAAGCTTACAAGTAGTATAACTTTCTCTTTGTATTATCATCccattattaaatattttttttttccttttcaacgATAAAGGCAAGTACCTTTTGGAGCCGAAGTGACGCAGAACAGTACACCACGAAGCGGTTTGCAAGTGATCAGCATGTTCACCACAGGCATCCGCCGATGGGCTGCCTTTGCCCGCTCTCTGACCGAGTTCTCTTCTCTCTGCCGACAAGATCAAGCGACCCTATTACAAGCAGCTGTCATGCAGTTATCAATTCTTCGTGCAGTCGCTTCGTTTCGTATGACGGACAAGGAATGGCGAATCAACACGCCAGTTGACGAATTTACACCATCGCTAAGCCTGGAAGATGTCCAGCGTCTTCTCTCCCCTCAATTGGCTGAGATGCATCTGACTTTTATCTCGTCAGTGCAGAAACTTAAAGTTGACGAGCCCACTATCATGTTGTTGAGTCTCATTACATTATTTACGCCGGAGCGGGCCGACCTTGTCGCTCGCGAATCCATCGTTAAAGCTCAAGAACAGTACATTTTACTTCTAGAACGCTATTGCCACTGGAAATACGGACCCGACGACAAAGGACGGTAAGTTATTGTGTGATCACTGTCCTGATAGACGTAGAGGCATTTAAAcataatcattttgaaattgcagGACGTTTGCAAATCTTCTGGCCAAAATGAGCGACTTACGCGAGTTGAGCGACGTTCACAGCGATCACCAAGTGCGCTTCGCCAACCAAGATTTGCATAAACTCTACCAGGAGCTAGATGCTGAGCCACGCCCCCACGTGAATATGGACCTAAACAACACGAGTCATTTCCTCAGCGCCATGGAATTCAGTATCCTAAAGACTCACCATACTCTTCCGAAACCAGAACCCGTCGCTGATCCAAC containing:
- the LOC124196711 gene encoding vitamin D3 receptor-like, which codes for MDDSNSSLGSSNEENAVPVPENKSTNKICGVCGDKAKSYHFGGLCCESCKAFFRRAMQNDSFKAFFCVHGQSCIVNKENRRSCQKCRIQKCFSIGMEKGWLRTDEENVKMREAKLVNKPAKQNAELDEQRSSSPDSASQNTSPYQPRFENILVYLMPEDVKFLEKIVDDYWKAYKQVPFGAEVTQNSTPRSGLQVISMFTTGIRRWAAFARSLTEFSSLCRQDQATLLQAAVMQLSILRAVASFRMTDKEWRINTPVDEFTPSLSLEDVQRLLSPQLAEMHLTFISSVQKLKVDEPTIMLLSLITLFTPERADLVARESIVKAQEQYILLLERYCHWKYGPDDKGRTFANLLAKMSDLRELSDVHSDHQVRFANQDLHKLYQELDAEPRPHVNMDLNNTSHFLSAMEFSILKTHHTLPKPEPVADPTYRELAQIEEMCAVLEGQEKETANDENQINMEETDNPVKDETLSCTK